The following proteins are co-located in the Methanofastidiosum sp. genome:
- a CDS encoding N-acetyl sugar amidotransferase, producing MIRCKKCVMPDTKPGVVLDKEGICQACRHSEKKAKINWDNRMDELKKLCDKYRGINGDYYDCIITVSGGKDSHFQVYIMKEVMKMNPLLVNVDNFGWTETGRHNYYNMSDAFGCDILSLSLNRKIARKMLRKAFEKLGSPTWYWDRAVYVYPIRIAINMNIPLIVYGENVAVEYGGVQKEESYSAKDQINNDVVKPVNLEEWIGDDIKMKDLYTCVYPTKEEIEKSKLEPIYLSYFVPWDGYKNYQIAKKYGFKSLGDTGEWKREGYIEDYDQIDALGYLVHPWLKYPKFGFSRSTDVCCYWIRSGKISRKEAIKLVEENDPKLVDPKALKDFLEFTGYTEEEFWTITEKFINPKVWEKIGEHEWKLKDSETEQILKIPL from the coding sequence ATGATACGATGCAAAAAATGCGTTATGCCGGATACAAAGCCGGGTGTAGTTTTAGATAAAGAAGGAATATGCCAAGCTTGTAGGCATTCCGAAAAAAAGGCTAAAATTAATTGGGATAATAGAATGGACGAATTGAAAAAATTGTGTGATAAGTATAGGGGCATAAATGGCGATTATTATGATTGCATAATAACTGTTAGTGGGGGGAAAGACAGCCATTTTCAAGTTTATATAATGAAAGAAGTAATGAAAATGAATCCGTTACTAGTAAATGTGGATAATTTTGGTTGGACTGAAACTGGAAGGCATAATTATTATAATATGAGCGATGCTTTTGGTTGTGATATACTTTCTTTATCCTTGAACCGAAAAATTGCAAGAAAAATGTTGAGAAAAGCTTTTGAAAAATTAGGGTCTCCGACTTGGTATTGGGACAGAGCAGTTTATGTTTACCCAATTAGAATTGCAATCAATATGAATATTCCCCTTATTGTCTATGGAGAAAATGTTGCAGTCGAGTATGGTGGAGTTCAAAAAGAAGAGAGTTATAGTGCCAAGGATCAAATTAATAACGATGTCGTTAAACCGGTAAATCTTGAAGAATGGATTGGCGACGATATAAAAATGAAAGATTTGTACACTTGTGTTTACCCAACAAAGGAGGAAATTGAGAAATCTAAATTAGAGCCCATATATTTAAGTTATTTTGTTCCTTGGGATGGATATAAAAATTATCAAATAGCCAAGAAATATGGATTCAAATCTCTAGGCGACACAGGAGAATGGAAAAGAGAAGGTTACATCGAAGATTATGATCAGATAGATGCACTTGGTTATTTGGTGCATCCATGGCTTAAATATCCAAAATTTGGATTCTCTAGATCTACTGATGTTTGCTGTTACTGGATTAGAAGTGGCAAAATTAGTAGAAAAGAGGCCATAAAATTAGTAGAAGAAAATGACCCAAAACTTGTTGATCCAAAAGCACTAAAAGATTTTCTTGAATTTACGGGATATACAGAAGAAGAATTCTGGACAATCACAGAAAAATTCATTAATCCAAAAGTATGGGAAAAAATTGGAGAACATGAATGGAAATTAAAGGACTCCGAAACAGAACAGATTCTAAAAATTCCACTTTAA
- the neuC gene encoding UDP-N-acetylglucosamine 2-epimerase (hydrolyzing), with product MKRKILYITGSRADYGLMQSVLKKIDSHPNLELEIIVTGMHIMKEFGMTINEIKKDNFKMRVIESIYEKDNKESMAIFIGDLIKKLVEAINKIKPDFILLLGDRSEMLAGAIVGAYLSIPVAHIHGGEITGNIDESARHAITKLSNIHFAATEKSAERIIRMGENPKYVFIVGAPGLDDILNNQLIESELISSKYGLELSKPLILVIQHPVTSEIKDTSTQIRETLNAISELNYQTIVIYPNCDAGGRKIIDVIKKYKNNNKIKIYENIPRNDYLAILKTASVIVGNSSSAIIEAPSFKIPVINIGSRQKNRERSKHIIDTDHNKESIKNAIIYVLENNDFKESMKYIRNPYGDGKSGDRIVKILSEIYINNDLLIKQFKD from the coding sequence GTGAAAAGAAAAATTCTTTACATAACTGGTTCTAGAGCAGATTATGGCTTAATGCAGTCAGTTTTAAAAAAAATCGATTCCCATCCGAACCTAGAATTAGAGATAATAGTTACGGGTATGCACATTATGAAAGAATTTGGAATGACTATAAATGAAATTAAAAAAGATAATTTTAAGATGCGTGTCATAGAGTCTATATACGAGAAAGACAACAAAGAATCAATGGCAATTTTTATTGGAGATTTAATCAAGAAATTAGTAGAGGCCATAAATAAAATTAAACCGGATTTTATACTTCTTTTGGGAGACAGGAGTGAGATGCTCGCAGGCGCAATAGTCGGTGCCTATTTATCTATACCAGTGGCACATATACATGGTGGAGAAATAACTGGAAATATAGATGAATCGGCTAGACATGCGATAACTAAGTTATCAAATATTCATTTTGCAGCAACTGAAAAAAGTGCTGAAAGAATAATTAGAATGGGAGAAAATCCAAAATATGTTTTCATTGTAGGGGCTCCAGGATTAGATGACATATTAAACAATCAGCTAATAGAGTCAGAATTAATTTCTAGTAAATACGGACTAGAATTATCCAAGCCTCTAATATTGGTTATTCAACATCCTGTTACCTCAGAAATTAAAGACACATCTACTCAAATTCGTGAAACTTTAAATGCTATTTCAGAATTAAATTACCAAACAATTGTTATCTATCCAAACTGTGATGCCGGTGGAAGAAAAATAATTGATGTTATTAAAAAATATAAAAATAACAATAAGATAAAGATTTATGAAAATATTCCGCGAAACGATTATTTAGCTATATTAAAAACAGCAAGCGTAATTGTGGGGAATTCGAGCAGCGCTATAATTGAAGCTCCTTCTTTTAAAATACCAGTAATTAATATAGGGTCAAGACAAAAAAATAGAGAGAGGTCTAAGCACATTATTGATACAGATCATAATAAAGAATCGATTAAAAATGCTATTATTTATGTATTGGAAAACAATGATTTCAAAGAAAGTATGAAATATATAAGAAATCCGTATGGAGATGGAAAATCAGGAGATAGAATAGTTAAAATTCTATCTGAGATTTATATTAATAATGATTTACTTATAAAACAATTTAAAGATTAG
- the neuB gene encoding N-acetylneuraminate synthase — protein sequence MKNFNIDGSLVGDNSRCYIIAEAGVNHNGDVNIAKELISEASRIGADAIKFQTFYADDLLIENTGKANYQKTNENDKETQYEMIKKLELNQDDFIELYEYSLRKNITFLSSPFDLKSVDFLDSTGISAFKIASGEITNIPLIEHISSKKKPILLSTGMSNLDEIRSAIKAIKKSIDNIILLHCISSYPTKYEDANLRVIKTLKSEFNLPVGFSDHTIGITVPIAAVALGACIIEKHFTISKKYEGPDHKISLDPEEFRNMIDSIRIVEKALGNGVKVPTNEEEEMKKIVRKSIVSKYDLAKGTIITKDLIDIKRPGIGIESKYIQDILGRKTVKEIKKNQLLSWDLIS from the coding sequence ATGAAAAACTTTAATATTGATGGGAGCCTAGTAGGGGATAATTCCAGATGCTACATCATTGCAGAAGCAGGGGTCAATCATAATGGCGATGTAAATATTGCTAAAGAATTAATATCAGAAGCCTCGAGAATTGGTGCAGATGCAATAAAATTTCAAACTTTTTATGCTGATGATTTACTTATAGAGAATACCGGAAAAGCCAATTATCAAAAAACAAATGAAAATGATAAAGAAACTCAATATGAAATGATTAAAAAACTAGAATTAAATCAAGATGATTTCATTGAACTTTATGAATATTCCCTACGAAAGAATATTACTTTTTTATCTTCTCCGTTTGATCTAAAAAGTGTCGACTTTTTGGATTCTACTGGTATATCGGCATTTAAAATAGCTTCAGGTGAAATTACAAATATACCATTAATTGAACATATTTCATCGAAAAAAAAGCCGATTTTACTTTCAACAGGTATGTCTAATCTAGATGAGATAAGAAGTGCAATTAAAGCTATCAAAAAAAGTATAGATAATATAATACTTTTACATTGTATATCTTCTTATCCCACCAAATACGAAGACGCTAACTTAAGAGTAATAAAAACTTTAAAATCTGAATTTAATTTACCTGTTGGATTCTCTGACCACACTATTGGTATTACAGTTCCGATTGCAGCAGTTGCCTTAGGTGCTTGCATAATAGAAAAACATTTTACTATAAGCAAGAAATATGAAGGCCCAGACCATAAAATCTCATTAGATCCAGAAGAATTTAGAAATATGATTGATAGTATAAGAATTGTGGAAAAAGCTTTGGGGAATGGAGTAAAAGTTCCGACTAATGAAGAGGAAGAAATGAAGAAAATAGTTAGAAAAAGTATTGTTTCAAAATATGACCTTGCAAAAGGAACCATAATAACTAAGGATTTAATAGACATAAAAAGACCTGGTATAGGCATTGAATCAAAATATATCCAAGATATACTGGGGCGAAAAACTGTAAAAGAAATAAAAAAGAATCAATTATTATCGTGGGACTTGATATCGTGA
- a CDS encoding N-acetyl sugar amidotransferase yields MITKERPYQICTRCVMDTTDPEIVFDKNGVCNHCKRAELLMNMPPYSLSPDEKKKSLEKLAEEIKEKGKGKKYDCVIGLSGGTDSTYAAYIVVKLGLRPLAVHLDNGWNSELSVKNIENIVKNLGIDLYTYVIDWDEFKDLQMAFLKASTPDSEIPTDHAICSALYQVARKHNVKYILAGTNLGTESILPALWSHGHSDWKYIKNIQKRFGSKKLKTFPHQSMLDLFIDVKIRKIKWVHLLNYIDYVKKDAVNIIEKELDWRNYGGKHYESIYTRFFQGYILPVKFNFDKRRAHLSSLIISNQITRDYALQELTKDPYPSIELLEEDKEFFINKFGIEEDQFNQIMNAKTKTFWDYPSYEKSSFWAYIKNLYYKIYKKK; encoded by the coding sequence ATGATTACTAAAGAAAGACCTTACCAGATATGTACAAGATGTGTTATGGACACAACTGATCCAGAGATAGTCTTTGATAAAAATGGAGTATGCAACCACTGCAAGCGTGCCGAATTACTAATGAATATGCCCCCATATTCACTTAGTCCTGATGAAAAGAAGAAATCACTAGAGAAATTAGCAGAAGAAATCAAAGAAAAAGGCAAAGGAAAGAAATATGACTGTGTAATTGGCTTGAGTGGGGGTACAGATAGTACCTATGCGGCATACATAGTTGTAAAATTGGGATTAAGACCTCTTGCAGTACACTTGGACAACGGCTGGAACTCAGAGTTGTCAGTTAAAAATATTGAGAATATAGTAAAGAATCTGGGTATAGACCTTTACACTTATGTCATAGACTGGGATGAATTTAAGGATTTACAAATGGCATTCTTAAAGGCATCCACACCCGATTCAGAGATACCAACTGACCATGCAATATGCTCTGCCCTTTACCAAGTTGCAAGAAAGCACAATGTAAAATATATACTAGCCGGTACCAATCTTGGAACTGAATCAATTTTGCCTGCTTTGTGGTCTCATGGGCACTCTGACTGGAAATATATTAAGAATATCCAAAAAAGATTCGGATCAAAAAAACTAAAAACTTTTCCGCATCAGAGCATGCTTGATCTCTTTATAGATGTGAAAATAAGAAAAATCAAATGGGTCCATCTCTTAAATTATATTGATTACGTCAAAAAAGATGCAGTAAATATTATTGAAAAAGAATTAGATTGGCGAAATTACGGCGGAAAGCACTATGAATCCATATACACTAGATTCTTTCAAGGATACATTCTACCTGTTAAATTTAATTTTGACAAAAGAAGAGCACACCTATCAAGTTTAATAATATCCAATCAAATTACAAGGGATTACGCATTACAAGAACTTACAAAAGATCCATACCCAAGTATTGAATTACTAGAAGAAGATAAGGAGTTTTTCATAAATAAATTTGGAATCGAGGAAGATCAATTCAATCAAATTATGAATGCTAAAACAAAAACGTTTTGGGATTATCCCTCTTATGAGAAATCTAGTTTCTGGGCCTACATCAAAAATTTATACTACAAAATTTACAAAAAAAAGTAG
- the hisH gene encoding imidazole glycerol phosphate synthase subunit HisH: MIVIVDYGIGNIGSIVNMIKKAGEKAVCSSNHEEIESADKLILSGVGSFDTGVKNIEDRDLRQILDKKVLKEKIPILGICLGMQLMTKSSEEGELKGLSWIDAVTLKFNFKNNGLKIPHMGWNSLDIKNQDTLFKEMYEEPRFYFVHSYYVKCNDEKDILSTTNYGIDFVSSFKKDNIMGTQFHPEKSHKFGLKLMKNFVEM; the protein is encoded by the coding sequence ATGATAGTAATAGTTGACTATGGGATTGGAAACATTGGGTCTATAGTAAACATGATAAAAAAAGCAGGAGAAAAAGCAGTCTGCTCATCAAATCACGAGGAAATAGAATCCGCAGATAAATTAATTCTCTCAGGCGTCGGCTCCTTTGATACAGGGGTAAAAAATATTGAGGATAGAGATCTAAGGCAAATATTAGATAAAAAAGTTCTCAAAGAAAAAATCCCAATACTAGGTATATGTCTAGGTATGCAGCTCATGACAAAATCAAGTGAAGAAGGAGAGCTAAAGGGTCTTTCGTGGATTGATGCAGTTACTCTAAAATTTAATTTTAAGAATAATGGCCTAAAAATTCCACATATGGGTTGGAATTCCCTAGATATAAAAAATCAAGACACGTTATTCAAAGAGATGTATGAAGAGCCTAGATTTTATTTTGTGCATTCGTACTATGTAAAATGTAACGATGAGAAAGATATACTCTCAACTACAAACTATGGGATTGATTTTGTCTCGTCGTTTAAGAAAGATAATATTATGGGAACTCAATTTCATCCTGAGAAAAGCCATAAATTTGGCCTTAAATTAATGAAAAACTTTGTGGAGATGTAA
- the hisF gene encoding imidazole glycerol phosphate synthase subunit HisF: MLKTRVLPCLLLKNGGLVKTMKFSNPKYVGDPINAVKIFNEKEVDEILILDIEASKQNKSPNFELLNRIGKEAFMPMSYGGGIKNLEDVSRILSSGFEKVCLNSTALKNQGLINEISDIYGSQSVVVSIDVKKNILGKYKVYDYLNKKTTNLDPLDYAKSVEHFGAGEIFLNSVDRDGTMEGYDIELIRYISSEVGIPVIASGGAGKIEDFEKAVKIGGASAVAAGSLFVFQGVHRAVLITYPERKDLEKILI, translated from the coding sequence ATTCTTAAAACAAGGGTCTTGCCGTGTTTACTCCTAAAGAATGGGGGCCTTGTAAAAACAATGAAATTCAGCAATCCAAAATATGTTGGAGACCCAATAAACGCCGTTAAAATATTCAATGAAAAAGAAGTAGATGAAATATTGATACTTGATATTGAGGCAAGTAAACAAAATAAATCTCCTAACTTCGAACTGCTAAACAGAATAGGTAAAGAAGCCTTCATGCCGATGAGTTATGGTGGTGGGATAAAAAATTTAGAAGATGTTAGTAGAATACTAAGCTCTGGATTTGAAAAAGTTTGTTTAAATTCGACGGCCTTAAAAAATCAAGGTCTTATAAATGAAATATCCGATATATATGGTAGCCAAAGTGTCGTTGTTTCAATTGATGTTAAGAAAAATATTCTTGGAAAGTACAAAGTATACGATTATCTAAATAAGAAAACAACTAATTTAGATCCACTTGATTATGCCAAATCTGTTGAACATTTTGGTGCTGGAGAAATATTTCTTAATTCAGTGGATAGAGATGGCACCATGGAGGGCTATGATATAGAACTAATAAGATATATTTCAAGCGAAGTCGGGATACCTGTAATAGCGTCAGGCGGGGCCGGAAAAATAGAAGATTTTGAGAAAGCAGTAAAAATCGGTGGGGCCTCGGCTGTTGCGGCTGGAAGTCTATTTGTTTTCCAGGGAGTCCATAGAGCTGTCTTGATAACATATCCCGAGAGAAAAGATTTAGAAAAAATCTTAATATAA
- a CDS encoding glycosyltransferase — protein MKRQIKILLGLISDILFLPFILVALPIIKLTKYFNKNKKSKPSIFMGTMPINNWVAIRDGLKKKGFDVILLVHRVPKHERNIIDYDTIKLIGFLPSYIQEYIIFLWAINRYDLFIMPFKGRILDRHVLLNWLELPLLKKMDKLIILNSYGGDIMTPRMTLSSKGYKYSIIEGYEKSPNYSKVDENYISKNRGYCEKWADHIISALDQVEYLTRVDSYFHMRCIDTESIMPIYKTNNDKIKILHATNHRELKGTKYLIESINSLKEEGNGIELTILEGRPHGEVISAIKKSDIIADQFIIGAYGRFAIEAMAYGKPVLCYLRENLFEKNPIWDECPIVNANPDNLKEKIKQLMDNKNKRIELGKKSRHYVEKYHSVEYVVGKLEAIISELYGSKQKDN, from the coding sequence ATGAAAAGACAAATCAAAATACTTTTGGGATTAATTTCTGATATATTATTTTTACCATTTATCCTAGTCGCTCTCCCCATAATTAAACTAACAAAATATTTTAATAAAAATAAAAAATCAAAGCCTTCTATCTTTATGGGCACAATGCCGATAAATAATTGGGTGGCAATAAGGGACGGCCTAAAGAAAAAAGGATTCGATGTTATTTTATTAGTCCATAGGGTACCAAAACATGAGAGAAATATAATCGACTATGACACCATTAAATTGATTGGATTTTTACCTTCATATATCCAAGAATACATCATATTCCTTTGGGCGATTAACAGATATGATTTATTTATCATGCCTTTTAAAGGGAGGATACTTGATAGACATGTTCTTCTTAATTGGCTTGAACTACCACTTCTTAAAAAAATGGATAAGCTGATTATTCTTAATAGCTATGGGGGAGATATAATGACGCCTAGGATGACACTTTCCTCAAAAGGCTACAAATACAGCATAATTGAAGGCTATGAAAAATCTCCAAATTATTCTAAAGTAGATGAGAATTATATTTCTAAAAATAGGGGTTATTGTGAAAAGTGGGCAGACCATATTATTAGCGCTCTTGATCAGGTGGAGTATCTCACCCGAGTTGATAGCTATTTTCACATGAGATGTATTGATACAGAATCTATTATGCCAATCTATAAAACTAATAACGACAAAATAAAAATATTGCATGCAACTAATCATAGAGAACTAAAAGGAACAAAATACCTGATTGAATCTATAAACAGTTTAAAAGAAGAAGGAAATGGCATAGAATTAACTATCCTTGAAGGAAGGCCGCATGGAGAGGTGATATCTGCCATAAAAAAATCAGACATTATAGCTGACCAGTTTATAATAGGGGCCTACGGCAGGTTTGCAATTGAAGCTATGGCATATGGGAAGCCTGTTCTTTGTTATTTGAGGGAAAATCTTTTTGAGAAAAATCCAATATGGGATGAATGCCCCATAGTCAATGCTAATCCGGATAATCTAAAAGAAAAAATAAAACAGCTTATGGATAATAAAAATAAGAGAATTGAATTAGGTAAAAAAAGTCGACATTATGTTGAAAAGTATCATTCAGTTGAGTACGTTGTTGGAAAATTAGAAGCAATAATCAGTGAGCTTTATGGAAGCAAACAAAAAGACAACTAA
- a CDS encoding class I SAM-dependent methyltransferase encodes MEANKKTTKDYWEDVWGNENKYNRLDIKSSNFKTCIKNYHYRKVFRKINPVLSKLPKGAKILELGCANSPWLPFLAKEYGFQVEGIDYSKKGCKLCEKILQEENIKNFNIACSDFFDIPKEMENRYDMAFSFGVVEHFKNPDEIINIFSSVLKEDGILITGIPNMGSFYGKLQKYFNEEIYKLHNPLNLDDLSKSYSECGLKILDMYYLYNFNLNNINPGDTQRKKIYKILNNKISKIFCIFLDSILSIIGINNKYISSYMIIMGKK; translated from the coding sequence ATGGAAGCAAACAAAAAGACAACTAAAGATTATTGGGAAGATGTGTGGGGTAATGAAAATAAATACAATAGATTAGATATCAAATCATCAAATTTTAAGACATGTATAAAAAATTACCACTATAGAAAAGTCTTCAGGAAAATAAATCCCGTATTATCTAAACTTCCAAAAGGTGCAAAAATACTGGAACTTGGTTGTGCAAATTCGCCATGGCTTCCTTTTTTAGCTAAGGAATATGGATTTCAGGTAGAAGGTATAGACTATTCAAAAAAAGGATGCAAACTATGTGAAAAAATTTTACAAGAAGAAAATATTAAAAATTTTAATATTGCGTGCTCAGACTTTTTTGATATCCCCAAAGAAATGGAAAATAGATATGACATGGCTTTCTCATTTGGAGTCGTGGAACATTTCAAAAATCCGGATGAAATAATAAATATCTTTTCATCTGTATTAAAAGAAGATGGCATCTTAATCACTGGAATTCCAAACATGGGGAGCTTTTACGGAAAACTGCAGAAATATTTTAACGAGGAAATTTACAAATTGCATAATCCCCTTAACCTAGATGATCTTTCAAAAAGCTATTCTGAATGTGGCCTTAAAATTCTTGACATGTACTACCTTTACAATTTTAATTTGAACAATATAAATCCTGGCGATACTCAAAGGAAAAAAATATATAAAATATTGAACAATAAAATATCAAAGATATTCTGTATATTCTTGGATTCTATCCTATCGATTATTGGAATCAACAATAAATATATTAGCTCATATATGATTATAATGGGCAAGAAGTAA
- the asnB gene encoding asparagine synthase (glutamine-hydrolyzing) yields MCGINGFNFEDKNLIKKMNHLLKHRGPDSNGHYIDSKVSLGQTRLSIIDLSTAGSQPMSNENGDIWIVYNGEVYNFKELKECLNNHKFKSETDTEVLIHLYEEHGKEMLSKLNGMFAFCIYDSNKKQLLLARDRTGVKPLYYCFDGNKFIFSSEIKAILAHNIPKVINYNSLAFYLMYGYTLDESLIGGIKQLPPATYLIFDLEKKTITEGKFWQLVENIVEADIDEVEALLKDSVKRRLIADVPVGSYLSGGIDSSIITALSRPYIDEYHTFNVNFGDEVYSESKYARIVSDHLGTIHHELTVEIDKVIKEINNIAWHYDDPIAEGGTIPNYFVSKLAKKYVTVALAGEGGDEVFGGYKWYRYQPKLVKYSKYIPKIPEIGSSSKRKKIRMINKAKKGIEELQASTHLWLSPSEIKNISNFDYSDPKINYLGHANYELKKTINKMQYIDINTLLQSYNQKSDRMTMAFAVEERVPFQDYRLIEASFSLSDELKINKGNEKYIIKKIGEKYLPNEIVNREKRGYGVPISHWIETKLMGEIVRKFDSSNLLEDKIFIKDFYKKIKYHHNTYWSLYALELWYDNYMLN; encoded by the coding sequence ATGTGTGGAATCAACGGCTTTAACTTTGAGGACAAAAATCTTATCAAAAAGATGAATCATTTATTAAAGCACCGAGGCCCTGATTCGAACGGTCATTATATTGATTCAAAGGTATCTCTAGGTCAAACTAGGCTTTCGATAATAGATCTATCAACTGCTGGAAGCCAGCCGATGTCAAACGAAAATGGAGATATCTGGATTGTTTATAACGGTGAAGTTTATAATTTCAAAGAACTAAAAGAATGTCTTAATAATCACAAGTTCAAATCAGAAACAGATACTGAAGTTCTAATCCATCTTTATGAAGAGCACGGAAAAGAAATGCTATCAAAGTTAAACGGCATGTTTGCCTTTTGCATTTATGATTCTAATAAAAAACAGCTTCTTCTTGCAAGAGATAGAACGGGTGTAAAACCATTATACTACTGTTTTGATGGCAATAAATTCATTTTTAGCTCTGAAATTAAGGCCATTCTAGCCCACAATATCCCTAAAGTTATTAATTATAATTCTCTTGCTTTTTACCTAATGTACGGCTACACGTTAGACGAATCTTTGATAGGAGGGATAAAACAACTTCCGCCTGCAACATACTTGATTTTTGACCTAGAAAAGAAAACTATTACTGAGGGTAAATTCTGGCAGTTAGTTGAAAATATAGTTGAAGCAGACATTGATGAAGTCGAAGCACTTCTAAAAGATTCAGTGAAAAGAAGATTGATTGCAGATGTCCCTGTAGGCTCTTATTTATCTGGAGGAATCGACTCAAGTATTATAACTGCCCTCTCTAGGCCATATATTGATGAATATCACACATTCAATGTTAACTTTGGTGATGAAGTTTATTCTGAGTCAAAATATGCAAGGATAGTGTCAGACCACCTAGGCACAATTCACCATGAGCTCACTGTTGAAATTGATAAAGTTATCAAGGAAATTAATAATATTGCCTGGCACTACGATGATCCAATTGCCGAAGGTGGGACAATACCAAATTACTTTGTATCAAAACTTGCAAAAAAATATGTTACAGTGGCCCTTGCAGGTGAAGGTGGGGATGAAGTATTTGGGGGATACAAATGGTACCGCTACCAGCCAAAACTTGTAAAATATTCTAAGTATATTCCTAAAATACCTGAGATTGGTAGCTCTTCGAAAAGAAAAAAAATCAGGATGATAAATAAGGCAAAGAAAGGGATAGAAGAGCTACAGGCATCCACTCATTTATGGCTTTCACCTAGCGAAATAAAAAATATCTCTAATTTTGATTATTCTGACCCAAAAATAAACTACCTAGGTCACGCAAACTATGAATTAAAAAAGACAATTAATAAAATGCAGTATATAGATATTAATACTCTTTTACAGTCATACAATCAAAAATCAGATAGGATGACGATGGCATTTGCAGTTGAAGAGAGGGTACCCTTCCAGGATTATCGATTGATCGAAGCTTCTTTTTCTCTTTCTGATGAATTAAAGATCAACAAGGGAAATGAAAAATACATTATCAAAAAGATAGGTGAAAAATATCTACCCAATGAGATTGTAAATCGTGAGAAAAGAGGATATGGGGTTCCCATTTCCCACTGGATAGAAACAAAACTGATGGGAGAAATAGTTAGGAAATTTGATTCATCTAATCTCTTGGAAGATAAAATTTTTATAAAAGATTTTTATAAGAAAATCAAGTACCATCATAATACTTACTGGTCACTATACGCCTTAGAACTATGGTATGATAATTACATGTTGAATTAA
- a CDS encoding SDR family oxidoreductase, protein MKNKKIVVTGGAGFIGSNIVHSIYKDNEVTVIDDISTGNFENIVDLVEEKSINFVKGSITDLRILQECFSDVDYVLHQAAIPSVPRSVKNPIATNKANIGGTLNVLVAARDSNVEKVVFASSSSVYGDTPTLPKIENMCPSPLSPYAISKLCGENYCKVFYEIYGLRTTSLRYFNVYGPRQNPKSEYAAVIPRFISSIMKGSPIDIYGDGDQTRDFTFVEDVVNANLLSCESKKSDGKTLNIAGGKRISVNDLSQKIAKMLGIEVEIIYRERREGDVKDSLADISLARALIDYTPKYSLDNGLKKTVEFFNKKD, encoded by the coding sequence ATTAAAAATAAAAAAATTGTTGTTACTGGTGGGGCAGGCTTCATAGGGTCAAATATAGTCCACAGTATTTACAAAGATAACGAAGTTACTGTAATTGATGATATCTCCACTGGAAATTTTGAAAACATTGTTGATTTAGTAGAAGAAAAATCAATTAATTTTGTGAAGGGTTCTATAACAGATCTAAGAATATTGCAAGAATGCTTTTCTGATGTGGATTATGTTTTGCATCAAGCTGCTATACCAAGTGTTCCCCGAAGTGTAAAAAATCCTATTGCCACAAACAAAGCAAATATAGGTGGCACCTTGAATGTACTAGTTGCGGCAAGAGATTCTAATGTCGAGAAAGTTGTCTTTGCCTCATCTTCCTCAGTTTATGGAGATACGCCCACTCTCCCAAAAATAGAGAATATGTGCCCTTCTCCACTTTCTCCTTACGCCATTTCAAAACTATGTGGGGAAAACTATTGTAAGGTATTTTATGAAATTTATGGACTTAGAACTACCTCACTTAGATATTTCAATGTATATGGCCCCAGACAAAATCCAAAATCAGAATATGCTGCAGTGATACCGAGATTCATATCATCAATAATGAAAGGTAGTCCAATAGATATATATGGAGATGGAGACCAGACACGGGACTTCACTTTTGTTGAAGATGTTGTAAATGCAAATCTATTGTCATGTGAAAGCAAAAAATCGGATGGAAAAACATTGAATATCGCTGGGGGAAAGAGAATTTCTGTAAATGATTTGTCCCAGAAGATAGCGAAAATGCTTGGAATAGAGGTCGAAATTATTTATAGGGAACGAAGAGAAGGGGATGTAAAGGATTCATTAGCGGATATTTCTCTGGCCAGAGCCCTAATTGATTATACTCCTAAATACTCCTTAGATAACGGTCTTAAAAAAACAGTTGAGTTTTTTAATAAAAAAGATTAA